A region from the Arachis ipaensis cultivar K30076 chromosome B01, Araip1.1, whole genome shotgun sequence genome encodes:
- the LOC107648490 gene encoding zinc finger BED domain-containing protein RICESLEEPER 2-like: MAESVTPSNPLANSISLNGEEINPSVPTMPTTDTDIAPTHTTTITNQPVTDEHGSNETIVTKKGRRLHQFGTILIKLKVLKVQKLFARWNLQKRILSFVQVPAPRRGIDVADAIFKCLKTWGIENKVFSVSVDNASYNDSCLRALKDTISDNNSLPVGGSLFHVRCCAHILNLLEREPHYNYEPSSEDWRKVEKIYKLLKVFNLATHVISGSEYPTANLYLPEVWRVKQVIDDAIEDRDSFMREMATSMKEKFDKYWGECNMVMSLACVLDPRCKLHVIKFCFPLIYKPEYVATENVEKVKNTLQEMYDEYAEKCHGETIISGVNTNSLIASSNVVSSEISGIDEMLNMVREKEAIHPTKSELEVYLDESAYIPEGNSKSFSALEWWKNNSLKFKVLSKMATDILAIPVSTVASESSFSAGGRVIDEYRSRLNQESIEALICGGDWLRNKYGLKKKPKVTGQAKANILYYRPGLLRLKPDLAWPVSTPTYWERPFCDLID; the protein is encoded by the exons ATGGCTGAATCTGTAACTCCAAGTAATCCATTGGCAAATTCTATTTCTTTAAATGGAGAAGAAATTAATCCGTCAGTACCAACAATGCCAACAACAGATACTGACATTGCACCAACACACACAACAACTATTACAAATCAACCAGTCACTGATGAACATGGTAGTAATGAAACTATTGTtacaaaaaaaggaagaagacttCACCAATTTGGGACAATTTTGATCAAGTTGAAAGTTCTGAAGGTACAAAAGCTATTTGCAA GATGGAATCTTCAAAAAAGGATTTTGAGTTTTGTTCAGGTACCTGCTCCTAGACGTGGCATTGATGTTGCGGATGCTATTTTCAAGTGTTTGAAGACTTGGGGAATTGAAAACAAAGTCTTCTCAGTATCTGTTGACAATGCTTCCTATAATGATTCATGTCTAAGGGCTCTTAAGGATACTATTTCAGATAACAACTCATTACCTGTTGGTGGTAGTTTGTTTCATGTTAGGTGCTGTGCACACATTCTGAATTTGTTG GAAAGAGAACCTCACTACAATTACGAACCATCATCAGAGGATTGGAGGAAAGTTGAGAAGATTTACAAACTTTTAAAAGTTTTTAATCTTGCTACTCATGTCATTTCTGGTAGTGAGTATCCTACTGCAAACTTGTACCTTCCTGAAGTTTGGAGAGTGAAACAAGTAATTGATGATGCTATTGAAGATAGAGATTCCTTCATGAGAGAAATGGCAACCTCAATGAAAGAAAAGTTTGACAAATATTGGGGAGAATGCAATATGGTAATGTCTCTTGCTTGTGTTTTGGATCCTAGGTGCAAATTACATGTTATTAAATtctgttttcctttaatttacaAACCTGAATATGTGGCTACTGAAAAtgttgaaaaagtgaagaatacaTTGCAAGAAATGTATGATGAATATGCTGAAAAGTGTCATGGTGAGACAATAATAAGTGGAGTTAATACTAATAGTCTAATTGCTTCTTCTAACGTGGTTAGTTCTGAAATTAGTGGAATTGATGAAATGTTGAATATGGTTCGAGAAAAAGAAGCCATTCATCCAACAAAATCAGAATTAGAAGTTTATCTTGATGAGAGTGCTTACATTCCTGAAGGCAATTCTAAGTCTTTTAGTGCTTTGGAGTGGTGGAAAAATAATAGCTTGAAATTCAAGGTTTTATCTAAAATGGCAACGGACATACTAGCAATTCCTGTATCAACCGTGGCTTCAGAGTCTTCATTTAGTGCTGGAGGAAGAGTTATTGATGAATATCGTTCTCGACTAAATCAAGAGTCTATTGAAGCTCTCATTTGTGGAGGAGATTGGCTTCGGAACAAGTATGGTTTGAAGAAAAAACCAAAG GTTACAGGCCAGGCTAAGGCCAATATACTCTATTACAGGCCTGGCCTGTTAAGACTAAAGCCTGACCTGGCCTGGCCTGTTTCCACCCCTACTTACTGGGAGCGTCCTTTCTGTGATCTTATAGATTAG